In Euryarchaeota archaeon, one DNA window encodes the following:
- a CDS encoding deoxyribonuclease IV: MVLLGAHTSIAGGVATALVKAKELDCESVQIFTKNQRQWEARPYEPEDIALWRKLLKETGIKRPVAHAGYLINMASPDTGLRAKSVAAFIDEIRRSELLGLHGLIFHPGSHTGAGEEVGFENVSVSVNEALAATKGGKTIVLLENAAGQGTNVGRRFEDLATMIDKIHDKKRVGVCFDTCHAFAAGYDLRTETAYEKTMGSFDALLGTKLIQAFHLNDSKGPFDGRLDRHEHIGEGGIGKEGFRTLLNDARFKDTPGNIETDPEEDERMPGFRRDLAALRALRR; the protein is encoded by the coding sequence ATGGTGCTTCTAGGTGCCCACACTTCGATCGCGGGCGGTGTCGCCACGGCCCTCGTCAAAGCGAAGGAGCTGGACTGCGAATCAGTGCAGATCTTCACCAAGAACCAGCGCCAATGGGAGGCAAGGCCCTACGAGCCAGAAGATATCGCCCTCTGGAGGAAACTGCTGAAAGAGACAGGCATCAAGAGGCCGGTCGCGCATGCCGGCTACCTCATCAACATGGCCTCGCCCGACACGGGGCTACGAGCGAAATCCGTCGCTGCGTTCATCGACGAGATCCGCCGGTCTGAGCTGCTTGGTCTCCATGGCTTGATATTCCACCCGGGAAGCCACACGGGCGCGGGGGAAGAAGTCGGGTTTGAAAACGTCTCGGTGAGCGTCAACGAAGCGCTTGCGGCGACAAAAGGGGGGAAGACCATTGTGCTTCTCGAGAACGCCGCGGGCCAGGGGACGAATGTGGGCCGCAGGTTCGAGGACCTCGCGACCATGATCGACAAGATACATGACAAGAAGCGCGTCGGGGTTTGTTTCGACACGTGCCACGCGTTCGCCGCCGGGTACGACCTAAGGACAGAGACGGCGTACGAGAAGACGATGGGGTCCTTCGATGCCTTGCTAGGCACGAAGCTCATCCAGGCGTTCCATCTCAATGATTCGAAGGGCCCGTTCGACGGTCGGCTCGACCGCCACGAGCACATCGGCGAAGGCGGCATCGGGAAGGAAGGGTTTCGTACGCTCCTCAACGACGCGAGGTTCAAGGATACGCCCGGCAACATCGAGACGGACCCCGAAGAGGACGAGCGCATGCCGGGCTTTCGACGCGACCTAGCCGCCCTGAGAGCCCTTCGTCGCTAG
- a CDS encoding transketolase, which produces MTEHSAKKIKGLESKAVEIRKHVIKMVHAAGSGHPGGSLSSTDFITALYFEKLRHDPKDPQWPDRDRVIMSKGHSCAAWYAALAMNGYFPVEDLVTYRKINSHLQGHPSMRKTPGVDMSTGSEGNGLPAAVGMALAGKLDKKDYQVYCIVGDGECDEGLIWEAAMAAAHYKLDNLTVFLDRNMLQIDGPTEEIMSIEPIGDKWRSFRWNVLEIDGHDMHAVLEAVDKAKAHKGGPTCIYAHTVKGKGVSFMQGSLSFHGKAPSDAELHKALTELEQQEHQIAARTV; this is translated from the coding sequence TTGACTGAACATTCCGCGAAGAAGATCAAGGGACTCGAATCGAAGGCCGTCGAGATCCGCAAGCACGTGATCAAGATGGTCCATGCGGCCGGTTCGGGGCACCCCGGTGGGTCCCTTTCCTCGACCGATTTCATCACGGCGCTCTACTTTGAGAAACTCCGCCACGACCCCAAGGACCCCCAATGGCCCGACCGCGACCGCGTCATCATGAGCAAGGGGCACTCGTGCGCCGCCTGGTATGCAGCCCTGGCGATGAACGGGTACTTTCCCGTCGAGGACCTCGTGACGTACCGGAAGATCAACAGTCATCTCCAGGGCCACCCGTCGATGCGAAAGACCCCAGGTGTGGACATGAGCACGGGAAGCGAAGGCAATGGCCTTCCTGCCGCCGTCGGGATGGCGCTCGCGGGGAAACTCGACAAGAAGGATTACCAGGTCTATTGCATCGTCGGCGACGGCGAGTGCGACGAGGGGCTCATCTGGGAGGCCGCGATGGCGGCCGCTCATTACAAGCTGGATAACCTTACCGTGTTCCTTGACCGGAACATGCTGCAGATCGACGGCCCGACGGAGGAGATAATGTCGATCGAGCCCATCGGCGACAAGTGGCGCTCGTTCCGCTGGAACGTCTTGGAGATCGATGGCCACGACATGCACGCTGTCCTTGAGGCCGTGGACAAGGCCAAGGCGCACAAGGGCGGCCCCACCTGCATCTATGCCCACACAGTGAAAGGCAAGGGCGTCTCCTTCATGCAAGGTTCGCTGTCTTTCCACGGCAAGGCGCCAAGCGATGCGGAATTGCACAAGGCATTGACGGAGTTGGAGCAGCAGGAGCACCAGATAGCCGCGAGGACGGTCTAA
- a CDS encoding sodium-translocating pyrophosphatase produces MADLTPYALELSLAAAGVALVYAIYLTMRILRQDEGSDKMKAIAQAIREGSMAYLARQYRTIAIIAVAVAVLLAVYPPLGPVAAGAFILGAVLSALAGYAGMLIAIRANVRTARAAERGVGPAMDLAFSGGTVTGMAIVGLGLFGIAGLYMVLRDVNLLIGFGFGASLISLFARVGGGIYTKVADVGADLVGKLEAGIPEDDARNPAVIADNVGDNVGDCAGMGADLFESYVVTLIAAMILGALTVGKTLNGFVVGDEVVLLPLIIAAGGIAGSILGSVFVRPKTEAKIWPSLNVGIYVAAGVSAILIYVATLGQPNGVQYFLAASVGILTTIIISHITAYYTSTDKPPVRELAELSNGGPTANVLFGLGIGFRSTILPILTISAAILISYQLAGIYGIALAAMGLLSVTGIIMSIDSYGPISDNAGGIAEMSGMSSDVRKVTDALDAVGNTTKATTKGVAIASASISALALFTAFTQEAKLGDVNLFAMPVLVGLIIGATVPLVFSAWAMQAVGRSANLMVEEVRRQFREIPGIMEGTAKPDYARCVDISTQAAIRQLGRLGAIAVIPPIVIGLLLGPLALAGFLVGSILTGQLLAYTLCNAGAAWDNGKKYIEQGNHGGKKSPAHQTAVIGDTIGDPAKDTAGPAINSLIKVINTVSLLLAPLLAGLTIAAYIPGWS; encoded by the coding sequence ATGGCCGACCTCACCCCCTACGCCTTGGAACTGTCCCTTGCGGCCGCCGGCGTCGCACTCGTCTACGCGATCTACCTCACGATGAGGATACTCCGGCAGGACGAGGGCTCCGACAAGATGAAGGCCATCGCACAAGCCATCCGTGAAGGCTCCATGGCGTACCTTGCGCGCCAGTACAGGACCATAGCCATCATCGCTGTCGCGGTGGCCGTCCTCTTAGCCGTCTACCCGCCGCTCGGTCCCGTGGCCGCCGGCGCCTTCATACTTGGAGCCGTCCTTTCGGCGCTCGCAGGGTATGCCGGCATGCTCATCGCCATCCGGGCGAACGTCCGCACCGCGCGCGCCGCCGAACGCGGCGTCGGGCCCGCCATGGACCTGGCTTTTTCGGGCGGCACCGTCACGGGCATGGCCATCGTAGGGCTAGGGCTCTTCGGGATTGCCGGCCTCTACATGGTGCTTCGCGACGTGAACCTCCTTATCGGATTCGGGTTCGGAGCCTCGCTCATCTCGCTTTTCGCCCGCGTGGGCGGCGGAATCTACACGAAAGTCGCGGATGTCGGGGCGGACCTCGTGGGAAAACTCGAAGCGGGAATACCGGAGGACGACGCCCGTAACCCCGCCGTGATCGCGGACAACGTCGGCGACAACGTCGGCGACTGCGCCGGCATGGGTGCCGACCTCTTCGAATCCTACGTCGTCACTTTGATCGCGGCGATGATTCTCGGAGCGCTCACGGTTGGAAAGACCCTGAACGGGTTCGTCGTCGGCGACGAAGTGGTGCTGCTCCCACTCATCATCGCGGCCGGCGGCATCGCCGGGAGCATCCTCGGCAGCGTCTTCGTGCGCCCAAAGACCGAGGCCAAGATCTGGCCCTCCCTCAACGTGGGGATATACGTCGCCGCGGGCGTCTCGGCCATCCTTATCTACGTGGCGACGCTGGGGCAGCCGAACGGGGTGCAATACTTCCTCGCGGCCTCCGTCGGGATACTCACCACCATCATCATCAGCCACATCACGGCTTACTACACGTCCACCGACAAGCCGCCGGTGCGCGAACTCGCCGAGCTCTCGAACGGCGGCCCCACGGCGAACGTCCTTTTCGGCCTCGGGATCGGGTTCCGAAGCACGATACTCCCGATCCTCACCATCTCCGCGGCGATCCTCATCTCCTACCAACTCGCGGGGATCTACGGCATTGCACTTGCCGCCATGGGCCTCCTCTCGGTGACCGGCATCATCATGTCCATCGACAGCTACGGGCCGATAAGCGATAATGCCGGCGGCATCGCCGAGATGAGCGGAATGTCATCCGACGTGCGTAAGGTCACCGACGCGCTCGACGCTGTTGGAAACACAACGAAGGCGACGACCAAGGGGGTCGCGATCGCTAGCGCGTCGATCAGTGCCCTCGCCCTCTTCACGGCGTTCACGCAAGAGGCAAAACTCGGGGACGTGAACCTCTTCGCTATGCCCGTCCTCGTCGGCCTCATCATCGGAGCGACGGTGCCGCTCGTCTTTTCCGCGTGGGCGATGCAGGCGGTGGGCCGAAGTGCGAACCTCATGGTCGAGGAAGTTCGCCGCCAGTTCCGTGAGATCCCCGGTATCATGGAAGGGACGGCGAAGCCAGACTACGCAAGGTGTGTCGACATCTCGACGCAAGCGGCCATCCGGCAACTTGGAAGGCTCGGCGCCATCGCAGTCATCCCACCAATAGTCATCGGGCTTCTCTTGGGACCTCTCGCCCTGGCAGGTTTCCTCGTCGGAAGCATCCTCACCGGACAGCTTCTAGCCTACACGCTCTGCAACGCGGGCGCGGCATGGGACAACGGCAAGAAGTACATCGAACAGGGTAACCACGGTGGAAAGAAGAGCCCCGCGCATCAGACCGCGGTCATCGGAGACACCATCGGCGACCCTGCGAAGGACACTGCGGGACCCGCGATAAACAGCCTCATAAAGGTCATCAACACGGTGAGTCTGCTCCTCGCGCCCTTGCTCGCCGGGTTGACGATCGCGGCATACATACCGGGATGGTCATGA
- a CDS encoding NifU family protein translates to METTAEPGAPQGAPKPKKSFQERVEAVIEQIRPAVNMDGGDLELVKADETSGTVDIRMVGACSGCGMSQMTLRMGIERILKARVPEVKTVNAE, encoded by the coding sequence ATGGAGACTACTGCCGAACCTGGAGCACCCCAAGGGGCTCCAAAGCCCAAGAAGAGTTTTCAGGAGCGCGTCGAGGCCGTCATCGAACAGATCCGCCCCGCGGTCAACATGGATGGCGGCGACCTTGAGCTCGTGAAAGCGGACGAAACGAGCGGCACGGTGGACATCCGTATGGTCGGAGCGTGCTCGGGTTGTGGAATGAGCCAGATGACGCTTCGGATGGGCATCGAGCGGATACTCAAGGCCAGGGTGCCGGAAGTCAAGACCGTGAATGCGGAGTAG
- a CDS encoding thioredoxin family protein: MVTIAQRYKLKIGSAAPPFVLPCVDGKTHALPDFKGEALLVVFSCNHCPYVQSYEERLIAIGRDYVARGLDFVAVNSNEIENYPEDDFAHMVERAKAKGYTFHYVRDESQEVAESFGAQCTPHVFLFDHNRRLAYQGRIDDNRDATQVKRHELREAIEALFAGRPVGLEETPAFGCSIKWDKEPKFL; the protein is encoded by the coding sequence ATGGTCACAATCGCGCAGAGGTACAAACTGAAGATCGGCTCCGCCGCGCCGCCGTTCGTCCTTCCTTGCGTCGACGGGAAGACACATGCCCTCCCCGATTTCAAGGGCGAGGCGTTGCTCGTCGTCTTCAGCTGCAACCACTGCCCGTACGTCCAATCGTACGAGGAGCGGCTCATCGCCATCGGCCGCGACTACGTGGCGCGCGGACTAGATTTCGTCGCGGTGAACAGCAACGAGATCGAGAACTACCCGGAGGACGATTTCGCTCACATGGTCGAGAGGGCGAAGGCGAAGGGTTACACGTTCCATTACGTGCGAGACGAAAGCCAGGAGGTCGCCGAAAGCTTTGGGGCCCAGTGCACGCCCCACGTCTTCCTCTTCGACCACAACCGAAGGCTCGCCTACCAAGGCCGGATCGACGACAACCGCGATGCGACGCAGGTGAAGCGCCACGAACTAAGGGAGGCGATCGAGGCGTTGTTCGCCGGAAGACCCGTCGGGCTTGAGGAAACACCGGCGTTTGGCTGCTCCATAAAGTGGGACAAGGAACCGAAGTTCCTTTGA
- the moaA gene encoding GTP 3',8-cyclase MoaA, with product METLVDGYGRVATDLRISVTDRCNFRCIYCHNEGQGPVKPASAAHAYELTPEEIRDIVEVAHGFGVTHVKLSGGEPLVRSDIAEIVRRIAPMVEVSMVTNGSMLESSAVGLKAAGLTRLNISMDSLDPAEFATIRRGSLRPVLRGIARSLEVGIRPVKVNMVVFKGTVEHVPEMIKYIGETEGLKLQLIEFMPELVGLEELMVDIDEVKEELERRADRVEIRAMHHRRIYHIGGAEVEVVDPVENEEFCFNCRRLRVTADGHLKGCLNRNDDLVPLRGLDRVGIADAFRRVVANRIPYYGAYLKAPYQNVRHPVKKQFVSIPR from the coding sequence ATGGAAACGCTGGTGGATGGTTACGGGCGCGTGGCGACGGACCTCCGGATATCGGTGACGGATCGGTGCAACTTCCGCTGCATCTACTGCCACAACGAAGGCCAAGGGCCGGTCAAGCCCGCTTCCGCGGCCCACGCGTACGAGCTCACGCCCGAGGAGATCCGCGACATCGTCGAGGTGGCCCACGGTTTTGGCGTGACCCACGTGAAGCTGTCCGGGGGCGAGCCGCTTGTTCGTAGCGACATCGCCGAGATCGTAAGACGCATCGCGCCCATGGTGGAGGTCTCGATGGTGACGAACGGCTCGATGCTGGAGTCAAGCGCCGTCGGACTCAAGGCGGCAGGCCTCACCCGCCTCAACATCTCGATGGACAGCCTCGACCCGGCGGAGTTCGCGACCATCAGGCGAGGGTCGCTGCGGCCCGTGCTCCGGGGGATCGCGCGCTCGCTCGAAGTCGGGATCCGGCCCGTGAAGGTGAACATGGTGGTCTTCAAGGGCACCGTGGAGCACGTCCCGGAGATGATCAAATACATCGGCGAGACCGAAGGCCTGAAGCTCCAACTCATCGAATTCATGCCCGAACTCGTCGGACTCGAGGAGTTGATGGTGGACATCGACGAGGTCAAGGAGGAGCTCGAACGACGGGCGGATCGCGTCGAGATACGCGCAATGCACCACCGCCGCATCTACCACATCGGCGGCGCCGAGGTGGAGGTGGTCGACCCCGTGGAGAACGAGGAGTTCTGTTTCAATTGCAGGAGGCTTCGCGTGACGGCGGACGGCCACCTCAAGGGTTGTCTCAACCGCAACGATGACCTCGTGCCGCTACGTGGGTTGGACCGCGTCGGCATCGCGGATGCGTTCCGACGGGTCGTCGCGAACCGCATCCCGTATTATGGGGCCTACCTGAAAGCACCATACCAGAACGTGCGGCACCCGGTGAAGAAGCAATTCGTCTCCATCCCCCGATAG
- a CDS encoding iron-sulfur cluster assembly accessory protein, giving the protein MEAKTELKTHVDLNITPKASEELKKLMTAQGKADQALRVSVLPGGCSGFQYGLSFAAAPSDGEVVIEQAGVKLIVHEQDVEILNGIKLDYIDTLMGGGFKISNPNATESCGCGKSFR; this is encoded by the coding sequence ATGGAAGCGAAGACCGAACTCAAGACCCACGTCGACCTGAACATCACCCCGAAGGCGTCGGAAGAGCTCAAGAAGCTCATGACCGCCCAAGGCAAGGCCGATCAGGCGCTACGAGTAAGTGTGCTTCCCGGCGGCTGTTCGGGCTTCCAGTATGGCCTTTCCTTCGCGGCCGCCCCAAGCGATGGTGAGGTGGTCATCGAGCAAGCGGGCGTCAAGCTCATAGTCCATGAGCAGGACGTCGAAATCCTGAACGGGATCAAGCTCGATTACATCGACACCCTCATGGGCGGCGGCTTCAAGATCTCCAACCCGAACGCGACGGAAAGTTGCGGCTGCGGGAAGTCGTTCCGCTAG
- a CDS encoding lipoate--protein ligase family protein, translated as MAGRLKVLVDTKRRGSENMAIDEANLARGEALLRLYAWEPACVSLGYAQPESSLDHGAVERFGFDVVRRSTGGGAILHNETEVTYSIVVPHGFPGLPSGLQDSFKFLSSGVFKAFETIGLEPTYLTGEGGKDVCCYMRSQGVYIAVGGRKISGGAQRRTQDGILQHGTVIIDRDEDRMAAVFREDVGKIREKVTSLKEEGVELDRHRLQVAVFRGYEAALGVDLELSKAPIAFA; from the coding sequence ATGGCCGGTCGATTGAAGGTCCTCGTCGACACGAAACGCCGCGGCAGCGAGAACATGGCCATCGACGAGGCCAACCTCGCTCGAGGCGAGGCTCTGCTGCGGCTTTACGCGTGGGAACCGGCGTGCGTCTCCCTCGGTTACGCCCAACCCGAATCGAGCCTCGACCACGGGGCCGTCGAACGGTTCGGCTTCGACGTGGTGCGCCGCTCCACCGGGGGAGGCGCGATCCTCCACAATGAGACGGAGGTCACCTACAGCATCGTCGTCCCTCACGGTTTTCCGGGGCTTCCAAGCGGCCTTCAGGACTCGTTCAAATTCCTATCGTCCGGCGTCTTCAAGGCGTTTGAGACCATCGGCCTCGAACCGACTTACCTTACGGGAGAGGGCGGCAAGGACGTCTGTTGTTACATGCGCTCGCAAGGCGTCTACATCGCCGTCGGCGGGCGGAAGATCTCGGGGGGCGCGCAACGCCGGACGCAGGACGGGATCCTCCAGCACGGCACCGTGATAATCGATCGCGACGAGGACCGGATGGCCGCCGTTTTCCGGGAAGACGTCGGGAAGATCCGCGAAAAGGTCACGAGCCTCAAGGAAGAGGGCGTCGAGCTCGACAGGCACCGGCTCCAAGTGGCGGTCTTTCGGGGCTACGAGGCGGCGCTCGGCGTAGACCTCGAATTGTCGAAGGCACCGATCGCCTTCGCCTGA
- a CDS encoding exo-alpha-sialidase has product MYRGLPRGNMDVGVIFIGVLLLAGCTSNEDPADPSTPSLPNTLTFQTPLRLPSAHVSAEPNVIVGSDGIYVIGVGSLVKNPNVEESQAPLWVSRDNGVTYAALKTVEGGDPNSTYCSCDADVAQGPDGVVYVTDFWVTRYTGPALPDDPTGLFGTPTGFVVQASTDGGRTFGAGNFLVQTDVRGNDRQYLTAGDTAGELFLTYARGADLGTADRDSPDNGLFILRSTDAGRTFGAPIRAWTPPDDGTRFAFIAKHRIDADGTVFFPYVEYRASDPWNGTATGFVAVSKDEGATFTPRKIADIQNGVGGLWPMQAALDGAGRIYATYMERGPSGIGSRLYLAWSSDEGATFSKPIAVTPETQTAVLPWIDVSSGGRVAIGYYGAEGRHYAFDAPDETKWSAYAVIVDNATGTPDITPPIPASPWPVKVGRFCPMGAACPRDRELLDYPGIAITRDGGWVHLVFASSILDAGAGPQAAAGSTRGTVTGGHDTAAFLYASRLQLR; this is encoded by the coding sequence GTGTATCGGGGATTGCCACGCGGCAACATGGACGTCGGCGTCATCTTCATCGGTGTCCTGCTCTTGGCCGGGTGCACGTCGAACGAGGATCCGGCCGACCCTTCGACGCCGAGTCTACCAAATACCCTCACTTTCCAAACGCCGCTGCGCCTCCCCTCCGCGCACGTCTCCGCGGAACCGAACGTCATCGTGGGCTCCGACGGGATCTACGTCATTGGGGTCGGAAGCCTCGTGAAGAACCCGAACGTCGAGGAATCCCAAGCTCCTCTTTGGGTATCGCGCGACAACGGCGTCACATACGCGGCCCTGAAAACCGTCGAAGGCGGCGACCCGAACTCGACATACTGTTCATGCGACGCGGACGTGGCCCAAGGACCGGACGGCGTCGTATACGTCACGGACTTCTGGGTGACGCGCTACACTGGGCCGGCGCTTCCCGACGACCCTACGGGCCTCTTCGGGACCCCTACGGGCTTCGTCGTCCAAGCGAGCACCGACGGCGGCCGGACGTTCGGAGCAGGGAACTTCCTCGTCCAGACGGATGTCCGAGGCAATGACCGCCAGTACCTCACGGCGGGGGACACTGCGGGAGAATTGTTCCTCACTTACGCCCGCGGCGCAGACCTCGGCACCGCCGATCGCGATTCGCCCGACAACGGCCTCTTCATCCTTCGAAGCACCGATGCAGGAAGGACATTCGGCGCGCCCATAAGGGCATGGACGCCTCCGGATGACGGCACGCGCTTCGCCTTCATCGCCAAGCACAGGATAGACGCTGACGGCACGGTCTTCTTCCCTTATGTTGAGTATCGGGCGAGCGACCCGTGGAACGGCACCGCGACGGGATTCGTCGCCGTCTCAAAGGACGAAGGCGCCACTTTCACACCTCGGAAGATCGCCGACATCCAAAACGGCGTCGGCGGCCTTTGGCCCATGCAGGCGGCATTAGACGGGGCGGGCAGGATCTACGCCACGTACATGGAGCGGGGCCCGAGCGGCATCGGCTCACGCCTGTACCTGGCCTGGAGTTCCGACGAGGGCGCCACTTTCTCGAAGCCAATCGCCGTGACGCCGGAGACCCAGACGGCGGTCCTTCCTTGGATCGACGTAAGCTCGGGCGGCCGTGTCGCCATCGGATATTATGGAGCCGAGGGGCGCCACTACGCCTTCGATGCGCCGGACGAAACGAAATGGTCCGCCTATGCCGTCATCGTCGACAATGCGACAGGCACGCCGGATATCACCCCACCGATACCTGCCAGTCCATGGCCCGTGAAGGTCGGCCGATTCTGTCCGATGGGAGCCGCGTGTCCTCGCGATCGGGAGCTTCTCGACTACCCGGGGATCGCGATCACCCGGGATGGTGGCTGGGTCCACCTCGTGTTCGCCTCGTCCATCCTCGACGCTGGTGCGGGGCCTCAGGCCGCCGCCGGCTCGACCCGGGGCACGGTGACCGGTGGCCACGATACCGCGGCCTTCCTCTATGCGTCCCGTCTCCAGCTACGCTGA
- a CDS encoding agmatine deiminase family protein — protein MPAEWGPHEATWLSWPHDPVTWPERVPQVEKVFQQMIKALSPNERVDLLVHDSTTHEKVASWLKKDAVKNVRIHDIGTADSWIRDYGPIFLTREGQGRREACYTDWIFNAWGDKYEELKRDDDIPKRLKATIGEAELFEPGIVLEGGSIDVNGEGTLLTTEQCLLNKNRNPTLGSGEIEGYLRAFLGVSNILWLSDGIEGDDTDGHIDDIARFVDPNTVLAASEPDEEDANHRPLAENLKRLRAMSDQDGRRLRVVELPMPGWHGDDEGRLPASYANFYIANGVVLLPVFGHANDHKAESIVGTLFPDRRIVPIDCRDLVFGFGAIHCVTQQQPAI, from the coding sequence ATGCCGGCCGAGTGGGGACCACATGAGGCCACGTGGTTGTCGTGGCCGCACGATCCCGTCACGTGGCCTGAGCGCGTCCCGCAAGTGGAGAAGGTGTTTCAACAGATGATCAAGGCGCTTTCTCCAAACGAGCGGGTGGATCTCCTGGTCCACGATTCGACGACGCACGAAAAAGTCGCCTCGTGGCTCAAGAAGGATGCGGTGAAGAACGTCCGCATCCACGACATCGGCACCGCCGATTCCTGGATCCGCGATTACGGGCCCATTTTCCTCACACGAGAGGGGCAAGGAAGGCGCGAGGCATGTTACACGGATTGGATCTTCAACGCCTGGGGCGACAAGTACGAGGAATTGAAGCGCGACGACGACATCCCAAAACGTCTGAAGGCGACGATAGGCGAGGCGGAGCTTTTCGAGCCCGGCATCGTCCTCGAGGGGGGAAGCATCGACGTGAACGGCGAGGGGACGCTGCTCACGACGGAACAGTGCCTTCTCAACAAGAACCGCAACCCGACCCTCGGGAGCGGCGAGATCGAGGGATACCTCCGCGCTTTCCTAGGCGTTTCGAACATCCTCTGGCTCTCGGACGGGATCGAAGGCGACGATACGGACGGGCACATCGACGACATAGCTCGTTTTGTAGACCCTAACACCGTCCTCGCGGCCTCGGAGCCCGATGAGGAAGACGCCAATCACCGTCCGCTTGCCGAGAACCTCAAACGCCTGAGGGCGATGAGCGATCAAGACGGGAGGAGGCTACGCGTGGTGGAACTCCCGATGCCCGGTTGGCACGGCGACGATGAGGGGCGTCTTCCGGCAAGCTACGCGAATTTCTACATCGCGAACGGCGTCGTATTGCTCCCGGTCTTTGGTCACGCCAACGACCACAAGGCGGAGTCCATCGTGGGGACGCTTTTTCCCGACCGTCGGATCGTCCCCATAGATTGCAGGGACCTCGTATTTGGTTTCGGCGCGATCCACTGCGTGACGCAGCAGCAACCCGCGATTTGA